Proteins encoded in a region of the Candidatus Babeliales bacterium genome:
- a CDS encoding tetratricopeptide repeat protein: MKCSRTFQIKLLVLFVSFTLPAHSSTSPSIELKHDASSTKADQYTQFLAANYQYGKGNAQRAMQSFRSILAKKHSPFVYDPFIQLLADTGQFDVIKQLYEKKGKEFFKELFKNQHEHALILAQTYAFTGQEDKAEELFQELLKKFPDNPQIAYFTAMSYIKKNNTVKALAFLEQCLKNPALGQKHFLFLFLQSKIYLDQKKYPDALRTIEASIKMFPQFDRGWLVKAMLMEQLGNTKEAIKGYKHFLDLTGSDEQVEKQLVQLLFTEEKFDEAAEYMSRMKDNSPKYFFDLALLHFRAKKYDRAVTAINQALTQEEGFKQAQLLKVEILLADQRPRDAVSFMAGLVAKDPMSQVTLHTFLLLRKTNVPASLLVDALQELVRTHNGNLRLNAALADLHLEAGQNEQALQAYEQVYKLAQHNQFKSQVLFQIGHVHFMNKNVDKARERLLQAINHEPVYPSAYNLLAYVYAEQNDKLEQALKFANKALAKTPDRHDYLDTKGYVLLKLGKNQEAMNVFKRALELAPNDSIIEQHLKQAKYDIK, translated from the coding sequence ATGAAGTGCTCCCGCACGTTCCAAATAAAACTTTTGGTACTTTTTGTCAGCTTCACCCTGCCCGCGCACAGCAGCACCAGCCCATCAATTGAACTTAAACACGATGCCTCCAGCACCAAAGCCGACCAGTACACACAATTTTTGGCAGCAAATTACCAGTACGGCAAAGGCAATGCACAACGCGCAATGCAAAGCTTCCGTTCAATTTTGGCAAAAAAACATTCGCCATTTGTTTACGATCCATTTATTCAACTACTAGCCGACACCGGCCAATTTGATGTTATTAAGCAGCTGTATGAAAAGAAGGGCAAAGAGTTTTTTAAAGAGCTTTTCAAAAATCAGCATGAACACGCCTTAATTTTAGCACAAACCTACGCATTTACCGGCCAAGAAGATAAAGCAGAAGAGCTCTTTCAAGAGTTGCTCAAAAAATTTCCCGACAATCCACAAATTGCTTATTTTACCGCCATGTCGTACATCAAAAAAAATAACACCGTCAAAGCACTCGCTTTTCTTGAACAATGCTTAAAAAACCCCGCACTCGGGCAAAAGCATTTTCTCTTTCTCTTTTTGCAGTCAAAAATTTATTTGGATCAAAAAAAATATCCCGACGCACTCAGAACTATTGAAGCCAGTATAAAAATGTTCCCACAATTTGACCGCGGCTGGCTGGTAAAAGCAATGCTCATGGAACAGCTTGGCAACACCAAAGAAGCCATCAAAGGCTATAAACACTTTCTCGATTTAACCGGCAGCGATGAACAGGTAGAAAAGCAACTGGTTCAACTGCTCTTTACCGAAGAAAAATTTGACGAAGCAGCTGAGTACATGAGTCGCATGAAAGATAACAGCCCAAAATACTTTTTTGATCTGGCACTCTTACATTTTAGAGCAAAAAAATATGACCGTGCGGTAACCGCCATCAACCAAGCACTCACTCAAGAAGAAGGCTTTAAACAAGCACAACTTCTCAAAGTAGAAATTTTACTGGCCGACCAGCGGCCACGCGACGCCGTTTCATTTATGGCAGGCCTGGTGGCCAAAGACCCAATGAGCCAAGTTACCTTGCATACATTTTTATTATTACGCAAAACAAATGTGCCAGCTTCTCTGTTAGTCGACGCTCTGCAAGAATTGGTGCGCACGCACAACGGCAACCTGCGCTTAAATGCAGCACTAGCTGATTTGCATCTTGAGGCCGGGCAAAACGAACAAGCGTTGCAGGCCTACGAACAAGTGTACAAACTCGCGCAGCACAATCAATTTAAATCGCAAGTGCTCTTTCAAATTGGCCACGTTCATTTTATGAATAAAAACGTTGATAAAGCGCGCGAAAGACTTTTGCAAGCAATTAATCATGAGCCGGTTTATCCTTCAGCCTACAACCTTCTTGCTTACGTTTACGCAGAACAAAACGACAAGCTTGAGCAAGCATTAAAATTTGCAAACAAAGCACTGGCAAAAACACCAGATCGGCACGATTATTTAGATACCAAAGGGTATG